One Coccinella septempunctata chromosome 1, icCocSept1.1, whole genome shotgun sequence DNA window includes the following coding sequences:
- the LOC123310926 gene encoding protein virilizer isoform X2, which translates to MENLSEFVELLFFDTFAHDNTEEINLDLVQFPKPVYVTEVRIIPLGARVQADFPGGVRLGATNPSQFKIEFFVNDLGKPGASTFESLGGFEYNQNGCINLECAPDETIRKIPTDGLVLRGWYTTITLAVYGTLTKNIAEQIVQPVVNPPVVPSQPNLVETQQILPTNHLETEWPTENITIPIDYNQPAQPYQQPYTQPEPYQPEYTEYYPDPPKDPRNYHVENAEWNKVCPRPNENERERERSRDTGYEKSDRDHRNESDKRDRERDKIHSSNTSRDRERQPRDYRGSPRDNDHDRSSDRERIRDRSYKHEDSCRRSYSRTEEKEREDRKRPRTPPIMSPKRPKTPHEAIENPPESEKESNIDSSDKKGFKGNVEEKEQSATAEEPSKIDVEEFEPILSDEDILDDNEQYQDVPEDFNEIGDTDDLVRVFIPGSTDLTSYQPEEPYKISEDSIEVSENLKIVIGICDDYFKSSITKYSTENFSKLSPEIKEEFIHLCEKLTFTIGSVEKFITIIKLYQEIQSFASHKWNAVDTEISDQINFIFDSTVDWLKIALNYDLANSQDQPIYKIRHIKCGLRIAQFCFESNIFLENLFKKNFGVFKVLLNLYQEEFMAPSIKLMILKALDTCLIHKFGMDKFLEIVNRNTGKQNGFSREENKSNYSILLNQLKYNTPVRLKFSLCSIIKKINIYEIFTVFHSVISKLKNSESNVSTSEINLIGKFLEQILQYLRNEQFTLTQPKRFLPVSSQFEIVREQSKNVLLEYFKIFNFVESLVLLLTHPLLSNLPVLKIPILEVVYNLSETRDGIDYMSSRSETMNVLLKYLLQTEEDEQYSMDIKSQSLGIVLAYKLRTHYHIAKLLDIGEKNIDLSSNDILDELHGLFCLSLSPVGKIAMANVLGMTENFKAVIQFINIKEKPESQSSKLKKSPAILYVIDLVHIVLIHSSNIEILEKFKKEISHLSNYEGQQEICSNKLNSINAYISPVQNTITYDNISSFVDIIAKEIDNLIERPEQIITSLRIIYSLGVSKHAAKSAIFENPFNNYVELKYKHVILQLFSLDGVALITKILHKICDYYEQPSVHLANFMSQQGLSLVEIVYPCVILLKQMLTYAIQCRNTNFKDLTAVPVLLQTYNLMNSYPMDSPHFVKCGKVKESIVEILLVYTQPISDEIHEKDTLNKTLWSLMCKEVIQYITTAPYTFISGLLVFSELLPLPLPIQTNEELQENDTAWMINLRKLWAAHLHPLSPLIQDFVNKLCTTSNQSLLNLLRRICVQISDLAANSALMIARGVLDAVNEEITPKENAKVTCTLHLARLLNFLACLVTHCTLKCAVLSLFQTQEQKYSPLISYFVQILKTNNQISHHIQCQECILSIIQSFCDAEISLMQNSSEQTSNLYLSNALPTKDHLISFIEVISEHLFNNNSFVTYLPAVRTIFLLTEHDYGFYHLREILLKRSGLFSILLDKLSKSFAKDNAECISVLNTLIEFFCISIVVEDVVVPLTYSPRTMKFSLKELKALIAWKDEKNEEKHPLEILKESVQDSTFEGLRDKLSALLNSLNNETQVEGGEIFTEPTLPIPEPLLAQFSRRVVYNCTDTFNERLTAEYWLSVPNEETDSEIENIASDLTELCKQNLSDEYNLVREIEILCRISSANIIEKEKKNDDQKIKKPLTGPLRTRGFPRMVQQRPDLFRSRPPNTSRPPSLHVDDFVALETCGAQPTGPTGYNKVSRELMASRNSRGSRGRAFVTSERAVQYRQMSWWGSGFGRFPY; encoded by the exons ATGGAAAATTTAAGTGAATTTGTTGAATTGTTATTTTTCGACACATTTGCACACGACAATACAGAAGAAATCAATTTGGATTTGGTTCAATTTCCAAAACCTGTCTATGTAACTGAAGTGAGAATAATTCCTCTTGGTGCAAGAGTTCAAGCAGATTTTCCAGGCGGTGTACGTCTTGGTGCTACCAATCCAAgccaattcaaaattgaatttttcgtgAATGATCTTGGTAAACCAGGTGCCAGTACTTTTGAAAGTTTGGGAGGGTTTGAATATAATCAGAATGGATGTATAAATTTGGAATGTGCGCCTGATGAAACAATACGAAAGATCCCCACTGATGGATTAGTTTTGAGGGGATGGTATACAACAATAACTCTAGCAGTTTATGGTACATTAACCAAGAATATAGCCGAACAAATTGTTCAACCCGTAGTTAATCCACCAGTGGTTCCTAGTCAACCAAATTTGGTTGAAACCCAGCAAATACTTCCAACAAACCATCTAGAGACAGAATGGCCCACAGAAAATATAACAATCCCTATAGATTATAATCAGCCAGCTCAGCCTTACCAACAACCTTATACACAGCCAGAACCATATCAACCTGAATATACAGAATATTATCCAGATCCCCCTAAGGATCCTAGAAATTATCATGTTGAGAATGCAGAATGGAATAAGGTTTGCCCAAGACCAAATGAGAATGAAAGGGAAAGAGAGAGATCAAGAGATACAGGTTATGAGAAGTCTGATAGGGATCATAGGAACGAATCTGATAAGAGAGATAGAGAAAGGGACAAGATCCACTCGAGTAACACAAGTAGAGACAGGGAAAGACAGCCCAGGGATTATAGAGGCTCACCGAGAGACAATGATCATGATAGAA GTTCAGATAGGGAAAGGATCCGGGATCGTTCATATAAACATGAAGATTCATGTCGTCGCTCTTATAGCAGAACTGAGGAAAAGGAACGAGAAGATAGGAAAAGGCCGCGAACTCCTCCAATAATGTCGCCAAAACGGCCTAAAACACCTCATGAAGCTATAGAGAATCCCCCTGAAAGTGAGAAAGAATCTAACATTGATTCTTCTGATAAGAAGGGTTTCAAAGGTAATGTAGAAGAGAAAGAACAATCTGCAACAGCGGAAGAACCATCCAAGATAGATGTGGAAGAGTTTGAGCCAATCTTGAGTGATGAAGATATTCTGGATGATAATGAACAGTATCAGGACGTTCCGGaagatttcaatgaaattggtGATACTGATGATTTAGTTAGGGTGTTTATACCAGGCTCTACTGATCTCACTTCTTACCAGCCTGAAGAGCCTTATAAAATTTCGGAAGATTCCATTGAAGTCAGTGAAAATTTGAAGATCGTGATCGGTATTTGTGATGATTATTTCAAGTCGAGCATTACGAAGTATTCCACTGAAAATTTCAGCAAGCTAAGTCCGGAAATCAaagaagaattcattcatttgtgCGAGAAACTCACTTTCACGATtggttcagttgaaaaattcataacGATAATCAAACTCTATCAAGAAATACAGAGTTTTGCCAGTCATAAATGGAATGCGGTAGATACGGAAATTTCTGatcaaattaatttcattttcgattcaACAGTTGATTGGCTTAAAATCGCCCTCAACTATGACTTGGCGAATAGCCAAGATCAGCCGATTTACAAAATTCGTCATATCAAGTGTGGATTGAGAATAGCTCAGTTTTGTTTCGAGAGCAACATTTTTCTAGAGAATCTCTTCAAGAAAAATTTCGGTGTTTTCAAAGTTTTATTGAACTTATATCAGGAAGAATTCATGGCTCCTTCCATAAAACTCATGATTTTGAAGGCTCTAGATACTTGTTTGATTCATAAATTTGGAATGGACAAATTTTTAGAAATTGTGAATAGAAATACGGGAAAACAGAACGGGTTCAGTCGGGAAGAGAATAAAAGCAATTACAGTATTCTTTTGAATCAACTGAAATACAATACACCAGTTCGATTGAAATTCTCCCTGTGttcaatcataaaaaaaattaatatatacGAAATTTTCACTGTATTTCACTCGGTTATCTCGAAACTGAAAAATTCTGAATCCAACGTATCTACGAGTGAAATTAATTTGATTGGTAAGTTCTTagaacaaattttacaatatttgAGGAACGAACAATTTACTCTGACCCAACCCAAAAGGTTCCTACCTGTTTCTTCTCAATTTGAAATCGTGAGGGAGCAATCGAAAAACGTTTTGCTGGAGTATTTCAAGATATTCAACTTTGTGGAGTCTCTTGTACTGTTATTAACGCATCCTCTTCTTTCTAATCTCCCAGTGCTGAAAATTCCGATTTTAGAGGTTGTATATAATTTATCCGAAACTCGTGATGGAATAGATTACATGTCTTCTCGTTCGGAGACTATGAACGTACTTCTGAAATATCTTTTACAAACCGAGGAGGATGAACAATATTCCATGGATATTAAATCGCAAAGTTTAGGCATCGTGCTGGCATACAAATTGAGGACCCATTATCATATAGCTAAACTTCTGGATATTGGagagaaaaatatcgatttaTCATCGAACGATATTCTAGACGAACTTCATGGACTTTTTTGCTTATCGTTATCTCCAGTGGGAAAAATTGCAATGGCAAACGTGCTCGGCATGACGGAAAATTTCAAAGCCGTTATTCAGTTCATAAATATCAAGGAAAAACCTGAAAGTCAGTCTTCGAAACTTAAGAAATCCCCGGCTATTCTATACGTTATCGATTTAGTCCACATCGTTTTGATTCACTCGTCGAATatcgaaatattggaaaagttCAAAAAGGAAATTTCACATCTTTCGAATTACGAAGGTCAACAGGAAATTTGTTCAAACAAATTGAACAGCATCAACGCTTATATTTCGCCCGTTCAGAACACGATCACTTATGATAATATATCGTCGTTTGTGGATATTATTGCGAAGGAAATAGATAATTTGATAGAAAGGCCGGAACAAATAATCACGAGTTTGAGGATAATATACAGCCTTGGAGTTTCGAAACATGCGGCGAAATCGGCAATATTCGAAAATCCGTTCAACAATTACGTCGAGTTAAAATACAAACACGTTATTTTGCAACTTTTCTCCCTCGATGGCGTTGCGCTAATCACGAAGATTCTACATAAGATCTGCGATTATTATGAACAGCCTAGCGTGCACTTGGCGAATTTCATGTCGCAACAAGGACTTTCATTGGTCGAAATCGTATACCCGTGTGTGATACTCCTGAAGCAAATGTTGACTTATGCCATCCAATGTAGAAATACCAACTTCAAGGACTTGACTGCTGTTCCCGTTCTTCTGCAAACTTATAATCTTATGAACTCGTATCCCATGGATTCGCCGCATTTCGTCAAATGCGGTAAAGTGAAAGAGAGCATCGTTGAGATTTTACTGGTGTACACGCAGCCGATTTCTGATGAAATCCATGAAAAGGACACACTCAATAAAACATTGTGGAGTCTGATGTGCAAAGAG GTCATCCAGTACATAACTACGGCTCCTTACACATTTATATCTGGACTGTTGGTATTCTCTGAGCTGCTTCCCCTTCCACTACCAATCCAAACTAACGAAGAACTTCAAGAAAACGACACTGCGTGGATGataaacttgagaaaattgtgGGCCGCACACTTGCATCCATTGAGTCCTCTAATACAGGACTTTGTAAATAAACTATGTACGACGTCAAACCAATCGTTACTGAATCTTCTGAGGAGAATATGtgttcaaatatcagacttggcGGCAAATTCCGCCCTGATGATTGCAAGAGGAGTTTTGGATGCCGTTAATGAAGAGATCACACCCAAGGAGAACGCGAAAGTAACTTGCACTTTACATTTGGCCCGACTGTTGAACTTTTTGGCTTGTCTTGTTACGCATTGCACACTGAAGTGCGCCGTGTTATCCCTTTTTCAAACGCAAGAACAAAAGTATTCCCCACTGATTTCCTACTttgtgcaaattttgaaaaCGAATAATCAGATCAGCCATCATATACAATGTCAAGAATGCATTCTGAGCATAATTCAGAGTTTTTGTGATGCTGAAATAAGCTTAATGCAAAATTCTTCCGAACAAACATCCAATCTGTATCTCTCCAACGCGCTCCCAACCAAAGATCATCTAATAAGTTTCATAGAAGTCATCTCGGAACATTTGTTCAATAACAATTCCTTTGTCACATATTTACCAGCGGTTAGGACTATCTTCCTTCTAACTGAGCACgattatggtttttatcatctCAGAGAAATACTTCTGAAGCGATCTGGATTATTCTCGATCTTACTGGATAAACTCAGCAAAAGTTTCGCAAAAGACAATGCAGAATGTATTTCTGTCCTTAACACTCTGATAGAGTTCTTCTGCATCAGTATTGTTGTCGAAGATGTTGTTGTACCCCTCACATATTCTCCGAGGACCATGAAGTTCAGTTTGAAGGAGCTCAAAGCACTGATTGCTTGGAAAGATGAGAAGAATGAAGAAAAACATCCCCTGGAAATTCTCAAGGAATCTGTACAAG ACAGCACCTTCGAAGGCCTCCGGGATAAATTGTCCGCTCTCTTGAACTCATTGAACAACGAAACTCAAGTTGAAGGAGGAGAAATATTTACTGAACCCACGTTGCCAATTCCTGAACCATTACTGGCTCAATTTTCGCGAAGAGTCGTATACAATTGTACCGATACATTCAACGAAAGATTAACTGCAGAATATTGGCTTTCGGTGCCAAATGAAGAAACGGATTCTGAGATCGAGAATATCGCGTCTGACTTGACAGAATTGTGTAAACAGAACTTATCAGACGAATACAATTTGGTCAgagaaattgaaatattatgCAGGATCAGCTCAGCAAACATAATAGAGAAGGAAAAGAAAAATGATGATCAAAAAATCAAGAAACCACTAACCGGACCCTTAAGGACCAGAGGTTTTCCTAGAATGGTGCAACAAAGACCAGATCTGTTCAGGTCGAGACCTCCAAATACGTCTAGACCTCCTTCGTTACACGTTGATGATTTCGTGGCTTTAGAAACGTGTGGAGCTCAACCTACTGGGCCTACAGGATACAACAAAGTGAGTAGGGAGTTGATGGCATCTAGAAATTCAAGAGGTTCGAGAGGGAGAGCTTTTGTTACTTCTGAAAGAGCTGTACAGTACAGGCAAATGTCCTGGTGGGGTTCTGGTTTCGGTAGATTTCCATATTGA
- the LOC123310926 gene encoding protein virilizer isoform X1: MENLSEFVELLFFDTFAHDNTEEINLDLVQFPKPVYVTEVRIIPLGARVQADFPGGVRLGATNPSQFKIEFFVNDLGKPGASTFESLGGFEYNQNGCINLECAPDETIRKIPTDGLVLRGWYTTITLAVYGTLTKNIAEQIVQPVVNPPVVPSQPNLVETQQILPTNHLETEWPTENITIPIDYNQPAQPYQQPYTQPEPYQPEYTEYYPDPPKDPRNYHVENAEWNKVCPRPNENERERERSRDTGYEKSDRDHRNESDKRDRERDKIHSSNTSRDRERQPRDYRGSPRDNDHDRSSDRERIRDRSYKHEDSCRRSYSRTEEKEREDRKRPRTPPIMSPKRPKTPHEAIENPPESEKESNIDSSDKKGFKGNVEEKEQSATAEEPSKIDVEEFEPILSDEDILDDNEQYQDVPEDFNEIGDTDDLVRVFIPGSTDLTSYQPEEPYKISEDSIEVSENLKIVIGICDDYFKSSITKYSTENFSKLSPEIKEEFIHLCEKLTFTIGSVEKFITIIKLYQEIQSFASHKWNAVDTEISDQINFIFDSTVDWLKIALNYDLANSQDQPIYKIRHIKCGLRIAQFCFESNIFLENLFKKNFGVFKVLLNLYQEEFMAPSIKLMILKALDTCLIHKFGMDKFLEIVNRNTGKQNGFSREENKSNYSILLNQLKYNTPVRLKFSLCSIIKKINIYEIFTVFHSVISKLKNSESNVSTSEINLIGKFLEQILQYLRNEQFTLTQPKRFLPVSSQFEIVREQSKNVLLEYFKIFNFVESLVLLLTHPLLSNLPVLKIPILEVVYNLSETRDGIDYMSSRSETMNVLLKYLLQTEEDEQYSMDIKSQSLGIVLAYKLRTHYHIAKLLDIGEKNIDLSSNDILDELHGLFCLSLSPVGKIAMANVLGMTENFKAVIQFINIKEKPESQSSKLKKSPAILYVIDLVHIVLIHSSNIEILEKFKKEISHLSNYEGQQEICSNKLNSINAYISPVQNTITYDNISSFVDIIAKEIDNLIERPEQIITSLRIIYSLGVSKHAAKSAIFENPFNNYVELKYKHVILQLFSLDGVALITKILHKICDYYEQPSVHLANFMSQQGLSLVEIVYPCVILLKQMLTYAIQCRNTNFKDLTAVPVLLQTYNLMNSYPMDSPHFVKCGKVKESIVEILLVYTQPISDEIHEKDTLNKTLWSLMCKEVIQYITTAPYTFISGLLVFSELLPLPLPIQTNEELQENDTAWMINLRKLWAAHLHPLSPLIQDFVNKLCTTSNQSLLNLLRRICVQISDLAANSALMIARGVLDAVNEEITPKENAKVTCTLHLARLLNFLACLVTHCTLKCAVLSLFQTQEQKYSPLISYFVQILKTNNQISHHIQCQECILSIIQSFCDAEISLMQNSSEQTSNLYLSNALPTKDHLISFIEVISEHLFNNNSFVTYLPAVRTIFLLTEHDYGFYHLREILLKRSGLFSILLDKLSKSFAKDNAECISVLNTLIEFFCISIVVEDVVVPLTYSPRTMKFSLKELKALIAWKDEKNEEKHPLEILKESVQGVATEDSTFEGLRDKLSALLNSLNNETQVEGGEIFTEPTLPIPEPLLAQFSRRVVYNCTDTFNERLTAEYWLSVPNEETDSEIENIASDLTELCKQNLSDEYNLVREIEILCRISSANIIEKEKKNDDQKIKKPLTGPLRTRGFPRMVQQRPDLFRSRPPNTSRPPSLHVDDFVALETCGAQPTGPTGYNKVSRELMASRNSRGSRGRAFVTSERAVQYRQMSWWGSGFGRFPY; the protein is encoded by the exons ATGGAAAATTTAAGTGAATTTGTTGAATTGTTATTTTTCGACACATTTGCACACGACAATACAGAAGAAATCAATTTGGATTTGGTTCAATTTCCAAAACCTGTCTATGTAACTGAAGTGAGAATAATTCCTCTTGGTGCAAGAGTTCAAGCAGATTTTCCAGGCGGTGTACGTCTTGGTGCTACCAATCCAAgccaattcaaaattgaatttttcgtgAATGATCTTGGTAAACCAGGTGCCAGTACTTTTGAAAGTTTGGGAGGGTTTGAATATAATCAGAATGGATGTATAAATTTGGAATGTGCGCCTGATGAAACAATACGAAAGATCCCCACTGATGGATTAGTTTTGAGGGGATGGTATACAACAATAACTCTAGCAGTTTATGGTACATTAACCAAGAATATAGCCGAACAAATTGTTCAACCCGTAGTTAATCCACCAGTGGTTCCTAGTCAACCAAATTTGGTTGAAACCCAGCAAATACTTCCAACAAACCATCTAGAGACAGAATGGCCCACAGAAAATATAACAATCCCTATAGATTATAATCAGCCAGCTCAGCCTTACCAACAACCTTATACACAGCCAGAACCATATCAACCTGAATATACAGAATATTATCCAGATCCCCCTAAGGATCCTAGAAATTATCATGTTGAGAATGCAGAATGGAATAAGGTTTGCCCAAGACCAAATGAGAATGAAAGGGAAAGAGAGAGATCAAGAGATACAGGTTATGAGAAGTCTGATAGGGATCATAGGAACGAATCTGATAAGAGAGATAGAGAAAGGGACAAGATCCACTCGAGTAACACAAGTAGAGACAGGGAAAGACAGCCCAGGGATTATAGAGGCTCACCGAGAGACAATGATCATGATAGAA GTTCAGATAGGGAAAGGATCCGGGATCGTTCATATAAACATGAAGATTCATGTCGTCGCTCTTATAGCAGAACTGAGGAAAAGGAACGAGAAGATAGGAAAAGGCCGCGAACTCCTCCAATAATGTCGCCAAAACGGCCTAAAACACCTCATGAAGCTATAGAGAATCCCCCTGAAAGTGAGAAAGAATCTAACATTGATTCTTCTGATAAGAAGGGTTTCAAAGGTAATGTAGAAGAGAAAGAACAATCTGCAACAGCGGAAGAACCATCCAAGATAGATGTGGAAGAGTTTGAGCCAATCTTGAGTGATGAAGATATTCTGGATGATAATGAACAGTATCAGGACGTTCCGGaagatttcaatgaaattggtGATACTGATGATTTAGTTAGGGTGTTTATACCAGGCTCTACTGATCTCACTTCTTACCAGCCTGAAGAGCCTTATAAAATTTCGGAAGATTCCATTGAAGTCAGTGAAAATTTGAAGATCGTGATCGGTATTTGTGATGATTATTTCAAGTCGAGCATTACGAAGTATTCCACTGAAAATTTCAGCAAGCTAAGTCCGGAAATCAaagaagaattcattcatttgtgCGAGAAACTCACTTTCACGATtggttcagttgaaaaattcataacGATAATCAAACTCTATCAAGAAATACAGAGTTTTGCCAGTCATAAATGGAATGCGGTAGATACGGAAATTTCTGatcaaattaatttcattttcgattcaACAGTTGATTGGCTTAAAATCGCCCTCAACTATGACTTGGCGAATAGCCAAGATCAGCCGATTTACAAAATTCGTCATATCAAGTGTGGATTGAGAATAGCTCAGTTTTGTTTCGAGAGCAACATTTTTCTAGAGAATCTCTTCAAGAAAAATTTCGGTGTTTTCAAAGTTTTATTGAACTTATATCAGGAAGAATTCATGGCTCCTTCCATAAAACTCATGATTTTGAAGGCTCTAGATACTTGTTTGATTCATAAATTTGGAATGGACAAATTTTTAGAAATTGTGAATAGAAATACGGGAAAACAGAACGGGTTCAGTCGGGAAGAGAATAAAAGCAATTACAGTATTCTTTTGAATCAACTGAAATACAATACACCAGTTCGATTGAAATTCTCCCTGTGttcaatcataaaaaaaattaatatatacGAAATTTTCACTGTATTTCACTCGGTTATCTCGAAACTGAAAAATTCTGAATCCAACGTATCTACGAGTGAAATTAATTTGATTGGTAAGTTCTTagaacaaattttacaatatttgAGGAACGAACAATTTACTCTGACCCAACCCAAAAGGTTCCTACCTGTTTCTTCTCAATTTGAAATCGTGAGGGAGCAATCGAAAAACGTTTTGCTGGAGTATTTCAAGATATTCAACTTTGTGGAGTCTCTTGTACTGTTATTAACGCATCCTCTTCTTTCTAATCTCCCAGTGCTGAAAATTCCGATTTTAGAGGTTGTATATAATTTATCCGAAACTCGTGATGGAATAGATTACATGTCTTCTCGTTCGGAGACTATGAACGTACTTCTGAAATATCTTTTACAAACCGAGGAGGATGAACAATATTCCATGGATATTAAATCGCAAAGTTTAGGCATCGTGCTGGCATACAAATTGAGGACCCATTATCATATAGCTAAACTTCTGGATATTGGagagaaaaatatcgatttaTCATCGAACGATATTCTAGACGAACTTCATGGACTTTTTTGCTTATCGTTATCTCCAGTGGGAAAAATTGCAATGGCAAACGTGCTCGGCATGACGGAAAATTTCAAAGCCGTTATTCAGTTCATAAATATCAAGGAAAAACCTGAAAGTCAGTCTTCGAAACTTAAGAAATCCCCGGCTATTCTATACGTTATCGATTTAGTCCACATCGTTTTGATTCACTCGTCGAATatcgaaatattggaaaagttCAAAAAGGAAATTTCACATCTTTCGAATTACGAAGGTCAACAGGAAATTTGTTCAAACAAATTGAACAGCATCAACGCTTATATTTCGCCCGTTCAGAACACGATCACTTATGATAATATATCGTCGTTTGTGGATATTATTGCGAAGGAAATAGATAATTTGATAGAAAGGCCGGAACAAATAATCACGAGTTTGAGGATAATATACAGCCTTGGAGTTTCGAAACATGCGGCGAAATCGGCAATATTCGAAAATCCGTTCAACAATTACGTCGAGTTAAAATACAAACACGTTATTTTGCAACTTTTCTCCCTCGATGGCGTTGCGCTAATCACGAAGATTCTACATAAGATCTGCGATTATTATGAACAGCCTAGCGTGCACTTGGCGAATTTCATGTCGCAACAAGGACTTTCATTGGTCGAAATCGTATACCCGTGTGTGATACTCCTGAAGCAAATGTTGACTTATGCCATCCAATGTAGAAATACCAACTTCAAGGACTTGACTGCTGTTCCCGTTCTTCTGCAAACTTATAATCTTATGAACTCGTATCCCATGGATTCGCCGCATTTCGTCAAATGCGGTAAAGTGAAAGAGAGCATCGTTGAGATTTTACTGGTGTACACGCAGCCGATTTCTGATGAAATCCATGAAAAGGACACACTCAATAAAACATTGTGGAGTCTGATGTGCAAAGAG GTCATCCAGTACATAACTACGGCTCCTTACACATTTATATCTGGACTGTTGGTATTCTCTGAGCTGCTTCCCCTTCCACTACCAATCCAAACTAACGAAGAACTTCAAGAAAACGACACTGCGTGGATGataaacttgagaaaattgtgGGCCGCACACTTGCATCCATTGAGTCCTCTAATACAGGACTTTGTAAATAAACTATGTACGACGTCAAACCAATCGTTACTGAATCTTCTGAGGAGAATATGtgttcaaatatcagacttggcGGCAAATTCCGCCCTGATGATTGCAAGAGGAGTTTTGGATGCCGTTAATGAAGAGATCACACCCAAGGAGAACGCGAAAGTAACTTGCACTTTACATTTGGCCCGACTGTTGAACTTTTTGGCTTGTCTTGTTACGCATTGCACACTGAAGTGCGCCGTGTTATCCCTTTTTCAAACGCAAGAACAAAAGTATTCCCCACTGATTTCCTACTttgtgcaaattttgaaaaCGAATAATCAGATCAGCCATCATATACAATGTCAAGAATGCATTCTGAGCATAATTCAGAGTTTTTGTGATGCTGAAATAAGCTTAATGCAAAATTCTTCCGAACAAACATCCAATCTGTATCTCTCCAACGCGCTCCCAACCAAAGATCATCTAATAAGTTTCATAGAAGTCATCTCGGAACATTTGTTCAATAACAATTCCTTTGTCACATATTTACCAGCGGTTAGGACTATCTTCCTTCTAACTGAGCACgattatggtttttatcatctCAGAGAAATACTTCTGAAGCGATCTGGATTATTCTCGATCTTACTGGATAAACTCAGCAAAAGTTTCGCAAAAGACAATGCAGAATGTATTTCTGTCCTTAACACTCTGATAGAGTTCTTCTGCATCAGTATTGTTGTCGAAGATGTTGTTGTACCCCTCACATATTCTCCGAGGACCATGAAGTTCAGTTTGAAGGAGCTCAAAGCACTGATTGCTTGGAAAGATGAGAAGAATGAAGAAAAACATCCCCTGGAAATTCTCAAGGAATCTGTACAAG GCGTGGCAACTGAAGACAGCACCTTCGAAGGCCTCCGGGATAAATTGTCCGCTCTCTTGAACTCATTGAACAACGAAACTCAAGTTGAAGGAGGAGAAATATTTACTGAACCCACGTTGCCAATTCCTGAACCATTACTGGCTCAATTTTCGCGAAGAGTCGTATACAATTGTACCGATACATTCAACGAAAGATTAACTGCAGAATATTGGCTTTCGGTGCCAAATGAAGAAACGGATTCTGAGATCGAGAATATCGCGTCTGACTTGACAGAATTGTGTAAACAGAACTTATCAGACGAATACAATTTGGTCAgagaaattgaaatattatgCAGGATCAGCTCAGCAAACATAATAGAGAAGGAAAAGAAAAATGATGATCAAAAAATCAAGAAACCACTAACCGGACCCTTAAGGACCAGAGGTTTTCCTAGAATGGTGCAACAAAGACCAGATCTGTTCAGGTCGAGACCTCCAAATACGTCTAGACCTCCTTCGTTACACGTTGATGATTTCGTGGCTTTAGAAACGTGTGGAGCTCAACCTACTGGGCCTACAGGATACAACAAAGTGAGTAGGGAGTTGATGGCATCTAGAAATTCAAGAGGTTCGAGAGGGAGAGCTTTTGTTACTTCTGAAAGAGCTGTACAGTACAGGCAAATGTCCTGGTGGGGTTCTGGTTTCGGTAGATTTCCATATTGA